Part of the Methanobrevibacter boviskoreani JH1 genome is shown below.
TAACATATGTATAATCATAATTACTATAAGTATATTTGTAAAATAAGCTTTATTATTTAAAATATTCTTTAATTATATTTAAGAATTTATAAAATATTTTAATTTAATTTATTATTTAATTTATTTAATTAATTATTCAGTGGGAATTATGAGTGAATTATTAGAAAAATCTCGTTTTGAAACAGATTTTAAATATGGCTGTGTACCTGAAGAAAGGACGATTGAGGAGTATTTAAATAAAGGTGTTATTAATTTAGATAAACCTTCTGGACCTACTTCTCATGAAGTTGATTCCTGGGTTTTAAGAATTTTGGAAGCTGATAAAACGGGGCATGGTGGAACATTGGATCCTAAGGTTACAGGAATCTTGCCAATGGGCATTAATTCCGCAACACGTTCCATGCAACTTTTGTCATTAGCATCAAAAGAATATGTTTGTCTCATGAATATTCATGAAAGCTTGGATGAGGATATAATCAGAGAGGTATTTGATGAGTTTACAGGTAAAATATTTCAGATGCCTCCTGTTAAGTCTGCAGTTAAAAGGGAAATAAGGGCAAGGGAAGTTTATTATGCAAATATTTCCGAGATTGAAGATAGATTCGTATTATTTAGAATAGGTTGTCAAGCAGGTACCTATGTTAGAACTTATTGTCATGATATTGGTGAGGCTTTAGGCTGTGGAGCACATATGGCTGAACTTAGAAGGACACAGGTAGGATCCTTTTCTGAGGATAATAATCTTGTTACCTTACAGGACATTACTGATGCATATTATTATTATAAACATGAGGGTAATGAGAAATATTTAAGGGAATCTATTATGCCAATGGAGGAGGCTGCTAGTCATTTGCCTAAGATATATATTAAGGATTCTACTGTTGCCTCAATTACTCATGGTGCAGATCTTGCTGCAGGGGGAATCTCAATATTATCTGATGACATTCGTCCAGGGGATACCGTTGCAATAATGACTTTAAAAGGTGAATTAGTAGGTTCCGGTATTAGCCGTTATTCCTCTCAGGATATTTTAGATGCTGAAAATGGCATTATTGTAAATACTAATCATGTTTTCATGGATGAGAATCTTTATCCAATTTCATGGAAATGATTTTGAACATTTCTTTTAATTTTTAAATCTCTTTTAATATTTCTTTTAGATATTTAGTTTTTCAATTATTTCCTAGATTAACTAATTTTATATAAAAAATAACAAGCTTTTTATCTTAGAAGATACAATCTTATAATGTTATAAATAGATTTCATTGATTAAATTTATAAATAGATTAATTTTAATCTTGAAAAATTTTTTTATATTGATTATATTATATGTAAATAAGCAAACATTTATATATGATAAATTTAAGATATTATTATATCTTATTATATTGCTTGTTGATATAATGGATATAAGTTTATTAACTTATTTTTTTATTGGTATTTTACCTTTTAGTATGTACTAGTTGGTTATGATATCTTGATGCCGAGATAGTCTAGCCTGGTAAGGCGCAAGACTGGAAATCTTGTGGAGGTTCTCTCCGCCTGGGTTCAAATCCCAGTCTCGGCGTTTATTGGTAATTATTCAATTTTTTAATTTAATTTTTTTTATGAATTTTACTTTCTTAATTAAGTTTATCTTAAAATATTGACTATTAACCAATAATTTGTGCTTAGAACCTGGTTCTAAGTTTTGATTGTTGAAAAAACTGTGTTTTGTAAAACTTTTTTTTTTAAAATTTACATTTACAAAATATTCGAATCTACTACTTCTCGTCTCGTAGATTCGCTCTGATAAATGGAGGTTATATAAATGGCAGACGAAGAATTTAAACATTTAGTACGTATTTCAAGAAAGGACGTAGATGGTAATAAAACTTTCGAATACGCTTTAACAGATATTAAAGGTATTGGATTATCTTTATCAAGAACTATCGGTCTTACTTTAGGTTTCGACTTAAATGCTAAAATTGGATACATAAAAGACGAAGATGTTTTAAAAATCGAAGAACTTTTAGAAAATCCACAAAAATTTGGCATCCCTGATTGGATGTTAAACAGAAGAAACGATTATACTACTGGTGAAACTACTCATTTAATTGAATCTGATCTTGACATGACTTTAAGAGATGATTTAAACAGAATGAAAAAGACCAGAAGTTACAAAGGAAGAAGACACGAACTTGGTTTACCTGTTAGAGGTCAAAGGACTAAAGCTACATTTAGACATGGTTCTTCTGTAGGAGTTAGTCGTACCAGAAATACTGGGTTATAGTTGACTTTTTTTTGGATTAATTAGTTGAATTTTTTAATAAATTAATTTTATATAGGAGATGTGATTATGGGACATCCACGTAAAGCAAGAAAGAAATATACTACTCCTCCACATCCTTGGAATGCTGAAAGAATTAAATCAGAAAACAAATTAATGGTTAAATATGGTTTAAAAAACAAAAAAGAAATTTGGAAAGCTGATACTTTAGTTAGAAAATACAGTAGGGAAGCAAGGTATTTACTTGGTTTTGCTCAAGATCAAGCTGTCGAGGATAAGAATGAATTATTAGGACACTTAATTAGAATAGGTGTTTTATCAGAAAATGCTCGTCTTGAAGATATTCTTAACTTAAATGTTGAAGATGTTCTTAGAAGAAGATTACAAACTGTTGTTTATCGTAAAGGTTTAGCACGTACAGCTAAAGAAGCTAGAATGTTTATTGTTCATGGACACATTGCATTAAATGGTAAAAAAATCGATTCTCCAAGTTACATGGTTAAAAGAGGAGAAGATGATTTAATTGGTTTCTATGGTAATTCATCTGTAGCTAAACAAATTGAAGATTATAACAATAACAAAGCAAATAAAGTTGAAGAAGAATCAGAATAGAAAAAGGTGTTATTTATGGCAAAAGATGAAAAATGGGGAATAGCAAATATTTATTCATCATTCAACAATACTATTATTACTGTTACTGATATAACCGGTGCTGAAACCATTACTCAATGGTCTGGTGGTAAAGTTGTACGTTCTGATAGACAAGAAGCTTCTCCTTTCGCAGCTATGGAAGCAGCTACTCGTGTAGCAGAAGATATTAAAGAAAAAGGATTTGTTGGTTTACATATCAAAGTCAGAGCACCTGGTGGTAACGGACCTAGAAGTCCAGGTCCTGGTGCACAAGCAACTATCCGTGCTTTAGCAAGAGCTGGTATTAAAATTGGTAAAATTGAAGATATAACTCCAATTCCTCATGATGGTACAGGACGTCCTGGTGGTAAAAGAGGTAGAAGAGTATAAATATGGAAGGTTTTTTAAATGGAGATTGAAGTCAAAAGTCAAAAAGATGATGAAATTGTATTCATTATCCGTGATGCAGAAGTACCTTTTGTTAATGCAATTAGAAGAATTGCTATGATGGGAGTTCCTAAATTAGCAATTGAAGATGTCAACATTGTTAAGAATGAATCTGCGATGTTTGATGAGGTACTCGCACATAGATTAGGTTTAACTCCTTTAGTTTCTGACTTGGAATCTATCGAAGGCCTAGTTCTTCCTGATGAATGTGACTGTGATGACTACTGCCCAAAATGCAGTGTTTCATTTACATTAAATAAAAAAGGCCCAGGAGTTGTCTATTCTAAAGATTTAGTCTCTTCTGACCCTAAAATTAAACCTGTATATGACACAATTCCTTTAGTAAAACTTAAAGAAAATGAAGAAATCGAACTTGAAGCTGTAGCAAAACTTGGCTTCGGTAAAGATCATGCTAAATGGATGCCGACTACAGTTTGTGCATACAAACAATATCCTAAGATTACCTTTAATGATGATGTGGAAATCGATTATGATTGTGCTTCTGCATGTCCTAGAGGTATATTAAAAGCAGATCGCAGATCTAAGAAAATTAAAGTTTTAGATATTGAAAACTGTGCAATGTGTAAAAGCTGTGTAAGAGCATGTGTCAATGATTATATTCATGTTGGATATGAAGAAAATAATTTTATTTTTAAAATAGAAACTGATGGATCAATGCCTCCAAAAGAGGTCTTATTAAAAGCTTGTGATGTTTTAGCGGATAAAGCAGATGAGCTAATTGAATTTAGTAAAGGAGGAAAATAATATGGCTAAAAAAGTTATAAAAACAAATCCTAACCTTTTTAAACTTATTAGAACTCTCAAAATTAAATCTAATCAAGAAGACGTAGCTATATGGAAAGATGTTGCATCTAAACTTGAAGGATCTAACAGAAGCACTGCTGAAGTTAATGTATCTTCAATTAACAGATATGCTAATGAAAATGAAGTAGTATTAGTTCCAGGTAAAGTTTTATCTAATGGTAATTTAGACAAAAAAGTTACTGTAGCAGCATTAAACTTCTCTAGTAAAGCTCAGGAAAAAATTGAAAATGCTGGTGGAGAATGCCTTACTATTAGTGAAATTCTTGAACAAAATCCTAAGGGAAGCAATATTAGGATTATGCAATAATCGGGAATGTAGGTGTTAATTATGATTGTTAATGGTGAAGGATGCATTTTAGGTAGACTTGCTAGTGTAGTAAGTAAAGCACTTCTTGAAGGTGAGGAAGTTGTTGTACTTAATGCTGAAAAAATTATGATTACTGGTAATAAGGATTGGGCTTATGCAAAATATAAACAACGAGTAGACAGAAAAAGTATTTCAAACCCTAGGACATTAGGTCCTAAATATCCTCATAGACCAGATGATATATTTAGAAGAACTGTTAGGGGAATGTTACCTATTAAGAAAACAAAAGGTAGAAATGCTTACAAAGGATTAAAAGCTTATGTAGGTGTACCTGCTGAATTTGCTGATAGTGAGGTAACTGAAGTTCCTGCAGCAGAATATGAAAACGTTAAAAAAGGTATAGAATTAGGCGAAATCTCAAGATTATTAGGAGCTAAATTCTAGATTGTAATGGAAGTGTAATTATGAAAGTTGTTCATACTAGTGGAAAACGTAAAACTGCTATTGCAAGAGGTACTGTAAAAGAAGGTACCGGTAGAGTAAGAATCAATAAACAACCTTTAGAACTTTACTCTCCTGAACTTGCAAGATTAAAATTACAAGAACCTTTAGACATTGCAGGAGATATCGTTAACGATGTAGATATCACTGTAAGAGTTAGAGGTGGAGGAGTTATGGGTCAAGCTGAAGCTGCTCGTATGGTTATTGCAAAAGGTTTAGTTCAATACACTAATGATATGGATTTAAAAGAAAAATACAATCATTATGATAGGACTATGCTTGTAGGGGATCCTAGAAGATCAGAACCTAAGAAATACGGTGGTCCTGGAGCTAGAGCTCGTAAACAAAAAAGTTACAGGTAGATTTATAGTTTTATTCTTTAATTATTTAAATAAAAAAGTGGAAATGATGATTTAAAATGATTCCTATAAGATGTATTAGTTGCGGAAAACCAGTATCTGCTTACTTTGATGAGTATAACAGAAGATTAGAAAATGGGGAAGATTCTAAAGATATCTTAGATGATCTTGGTTTGACTAGATACTGTTGTAGAAGAATGTTGATTTCACATGTTGAAACTTGGGAATAAATAGACAGACCACATTTTTAATGGGTTTATTTATTGTCATTTTGTAGTTTTTATTAACTTAGAATATTCTAAAATATTTAGGTTTTAGTTTAAATTTAAATATTTAAATAGTTAGTAAGATTTTTATAAAAATCATAGGAAGATTTTTTATAAATCTTTATTTCAATTCTTTTATATTTAATAGACATTATTTTTTTATGCCTATTAGTTAGGAGATAAAAAATGACTAGAAAAGATTTAACAAGATTTGAAAAAGCTAGAATCTTAGGTGCAAGAGCTATTCAACTTTCAATGGGTGCAGAACCACAGGTTGAAGTTGAAGATTCATTAGATCCTATTGATATAGCTTATCAAGAATTAGAAGCTAATGTCTTACCTTTAGATGTAGTTAGAGATGATGAATAAATAATTAATTTTATTTATCATATTCTTACTTTAATTAAAAGTTTTAACTTTTATTGAAAATTAGTAAACTAATATTTTAATTGTGAAATATTTAAATAAATCAATTAATTTAAATATTAGGTGTATTAATATTATATTAGATTATTTGAAATTCTTTCAATTTAATCGTTTTTCGATTATTTTTTATAAAAAATAATCACTTAAAAAAATAAATAAAAAATATCATAAGAATCTATAAAAGAAAATACTATTTTTTTAATGATTACATTGTAATCTCATTATAGATATTAGGGTAATAAATTGAACATGCACTTGAGGTGTTTTTTTGGATAGTATTATTGAAGATGTCCGTGTTAGAAAAATATTGGACAGTAGAGGTAATCCAACTGTTGAAGTAGATATTATTACTTGGAACGGTTTTGGTAGAGCTGCTGCACCTAGTGGGGCTAGTACCGGTTCTAGGGAAGTTAAATCTTTCCCTGAAGGTGGAGTAGATAAGGTTATTGGCGAAGTAGAAGATGTAATTTCTTCTGAACTTATTGGAATGGATGCTGAATATTTATCTGACATCGATTTAGTTTTAAAAGAAATCGATGGAACAGATAATATGTCTGCTATTGGAGGTAACACCTCTGTAGCTGTGTCTATGGCAGCGGCTAAAGCTGCAGCAGCATCATACAACTTACCATTATACAAATTCTTAGGTGGAAATATGAGAAATGAACTTCCATACCCACTTGGAAATATGATGAATGGTGGAGCTCATGCTGGTGTAAACGCTCCGGATATTCAAGAATTCTTAGTAGTACCTGTAGGTGCTAAAAGTATTGAACAAGCAGTATTCGGTAATGTTGCAATTCATAAAAAGCTTAAAGAACTAATAGCAAAAAAAGATTCTGCTTTCACTGGTGGAAAAGGTGATGAAGGTGGATGGATTCCTAATGTAACTAATGATACCGCATTAGAAATTCAAGCTCAAGCTTGTGAAGAAGTAAGCAATGAACTTGGTTTTGAAATCAGACCTTCCCTTGACTTTGCATCATCTGAATTCTGGGATGCAGACAAAGGTAAATATGTCTATGAACAAGACGGTATTGAAAGAGATACCGGTGAACAAGTGGAATATGTTAAAGATATTATCAATACCTATGGAATGTTCTATGTAGAAGATCCATTTGATGAAAATGATTTTGATGGTTTCTCACAATTAACCTCTGAGGTAGGGGATAAATGTCTTGTCTGTGGAGACGATTTATTTGTAACTAATAAAGAGTATTTAGCTAAAGGTATTGCTCAGAATGCTGCTAATGCTATTATTATTAAACCTAATCAAATTGGTTCATTAACTGAAACTTATGCTACTGTAAAATTAGCTAAAGAAAACAATGTTGTTCCTGTTGTTTCTCACAGGTCTGGAGAAACTACTGATGAAACTATTGCACACTTAGCTGTTGCATGGGGAGCTCCTATTATTAAAACTGGAGCAGTTAGTGGTGAAAGAATCGCAAAACTTAATGAACTCATCCGTATTGAGGAAGAATTATCTGACCCTAAAATGGCAAGTTTCAATTAGATATTTAGATGATTCTTTAAATTTTTTTAATTAATTATAATTATTATGAGTAGGGATAATATGATTATAATAACTATTGATTATGATAAATGTCAAGGTTCTGAATGTGCAGAATGTATTGATATTTGTCCAATGGAAATTTTATTACTTGACGGCGATAAAGTTACAGTTGTTAATCCCGAAGAATGTAGCTTATGTGAAGTATGTATGGATGTATGTCCTGAGGAATCAATAGAAGTTATTGATAATGATTAACTTCACACAAACTCGTTAATAATAATCAAATTTAGCTTATCAATTATGAATTTGATAAAAGATATTAAAATTACATATAATAAAATAAAGGTGATAAAGTGTCAGAACTTTTAATACAATTAGATAATTACTTAGCAGCAGGTTTACATATTGGAACTCAACAAAAAACTAGTGATATGGAAAAATACATATTCCGTGTAAGATCAGACGGTTTACATGTATTAGATATTAGAAAAACCGATGAAAGAATCCAAAAAGTAGCTAAATTTTTAGCTCAATATGATCCACAGGATATCTTAGTTGTATCTACCAGATTATATGGTCAGGCTCCTGTTAAAAAATTTGGGGAAGTTATTGGATGTAAAACTATTCCTGGAAGATTTATTCCTGGAACCTTAACAAATCCACAATATCATAAATTCATTGAACCTAAAGTTATTGTTGTAACTGATCCTAGATCTGATAATCAGGCTATTTTAGAAGCTAAACAAAATGGAATTCCTGTAGTAGGTTTATGTGATACTGAAAACTTACTCAGTTACATTGATTTATGTATTCCTGTAAATAACAAAGGTAAAAAGGCTATTGCTTTAGTTTACTGGTTACTTGCAAGACAAATCTTAAGGGAAAAAGGAGTCATTCCTGAAGATGGTGAAATCGATTTAGAACCATCTGACTTTGAATTAAAAGTTAAAAACTAAGTTTTTAATTTTTTTATTCTTCTATTTTTTTTGTTTTTATAATTTAATTGGCTTTTTACTGTATTTTCCGCTTTTCTTATTTTAATTATTTATCTGGTTTTTTGATATTCTCTGTTTTTTGTATCGTCGACTTTTTTATTGTCATGTTTTTTTATATTTTTCCATTTTTTCTGTTGTTTGCTGGTTTTTTTGGACATTTTTTTTCAGATGGTTTTTTGATTTTTTCTTGTTTGTTGGTTTTTTTTTACTTATTTTTTTAAAATATCTCTTCTATTCTATATCTTTAAAGTTAATATGAAAAAATTACTAAATTTTATTAGTTTGAAATATAATATTTTTATTTAATTAAATGATATTGGGAGGATAAAAATATGTTAAGAAAACCGGCAGTTGCAGGATCTTTTTATTATTCAAATCCTAAAGATTTGGAGGAAAGTATTGAGTATTCATTTTTATGTGAATCTGGTGTAGGTTCCATTCCAAAATTAAATAAATCTTTTAACTCAAATCTAAAAGGTATTATGGTTCCTCATGCAGGATATATTTATTCAGGACCAGTTGCATCTTATGGTTTCAGCAAACTTGTAGAAAATGGTTTTCCAGATACTTTTATAATATTATGTCCGAACCACACTGGCTTCGGTAGTGGTTATGTTTCAGTTTTTGATGAGGGTATGTGGGAGACTCCATTAGGTAATGTTGAGGTGGACAGTGATTTGGCAGATATCTTTATTAAGAATTCCAAATATGCGGATGTGGATTATCAGGCCCATTACAGGGAACATAGTATTGAGGTTGAACTTCCATTTCTCCAGTATTTTTCAGATGATTTCAAAATACTTCCCATATGTATAAATGTTCAAAATCTTCAAACATCACTTGATATTGCATATAGTATCAGGGAGTCTGTGGAAGAAATATCCTCATCAATATTATTGATTTCAAGTACTGATTTATCACATTTTCTTAGTCAAGATACAACTTTAATTAAAGATGAAATTGTTTTAAATGATATTGCAAACATGAACCATGAAAAATTACTTGATGATGTATCTAAATATAACATAACCATGTGCGGTTATGGAACCGTTGCCTCTAACATTATATATTCTAAAGAATGTGGTGTTAAAAAAGCAGATATTCTAAAACATCAAACCAGTGGTGATGTTAGTGGAGATTATAGTTCTGTAGTAGGATATGGTGCTGGAGTGTTTAAATCAGATTAATCTTACTAGTTATCTTTTAATCTAATCATATCTACTTAATTATATTTTTTTAATTTTTTTATTAAGTTTTAATATGCTATATTTTTTTTATAGGTACTGAAAGCCTTGAATTTAAAGATTTAAAAAAAATATTCAATATCTATTTTTAATTTAGTAGAAATGGAATTTTTTAATAGTGTCATATATTTTTAACCCATATTCTATTTTTTAATCTTTATTTTGTCTAAGATTTTTATAAGAAAATAGAATACTATAAATTTTTAAAAAAACAAAACATAAGTTGATTGATTATTTTTCTTAAATTAATTGATTATAAAATTTTTAAGAAAATAGTTATCTTAGGAATAAAATTATAATAGTATCTTTTCTATGGATATTATTTAATTTAAAAGATTAATCTAAATTGAATTTAAAGAAAACTGGATGAATAAAATGGATAAATTTTAGATTAATCATTATGGATTTAAAAATAAACAGGTTTAAAAGATTAATCGAAATATTTATAATATTTGTTATTTGTATTGAATAATTTGATATTTGCATATCTTAAATTGTATTTATTATGGAATGTTGTTTAACTGATTATTGGGGAATATAATCAGTTTGGGATTTATTAGATTATTTTTAATAATATTTCGAAAATAAACACTTTATTATTTGAATTATTTAATAATATGTTTGATTTAATTTGTTTAGGGCTATTCTATTTATTTAAGGAATATATAAATAAATTAGTTTAATAGAATTTTTTATCTTTTTAACTCTTATTTTTAAATTGTTTTATAAATGTAAGGGAGTTTGAAAATGGAAGTAAAAGCATCTGCTCCAGGT
Proteins encoded:
- a CDS encoding RNA-guided pseudouridylation complex pseudouridine synthase subunit Cbf5 gives rise to the protein MSELLEKSRFETDFKYGCVPEERTIEEYLNKGVINLDKPSGPTSHEVDSWVLRILEADKTGHGGTLDPKVTGILPMGINSATRSMQLLSLASKEYVCLMNIHESLDEDIIREVFDEFTGKIFQMPPVKSAVKREIRAREVYYANISEIEDRFVLFRIGCQAGTYVRTYCHDIGEALGCGAHMAELRRTQVGSFSEDNNLVTLQDITDAYYYYKHEGNEKYLRESIMPMEEAASHLPKIYIKDSTVASITHGADLAAGGISILSDDIRPGDTVAIMTLKGELVGSGISRYSSQDILDAENGIIVNTNHVFMDENLYPISWK
- a CDS encoding 30S ribosomal protein S13, which produces MADEEFKHLVRISRKDVDGNKTFEYALTDIKGIGLSLSRTIGLTLGFDLNAKIGYIKDEDVLKIEELLENPQKFGIPDWMLNRRNDYTTGETTHLIESDLDMTLRDDLNRMKKTRSYKGRRHELGLPVRGQRTKATFRHGSSVGVSRTRNTGL
- a CDS encoding 30S ribosomal protein S4 gives rise to the protein MGHPRKARKKYTTPPHPWNAERIKSENKLMVKYGLKNKKEIWKADTLVRKYSREARYLLGFAQDQAVEDKNELLGHLIRIGVLSENARLEDILNLNVEDVLRRRLQTVVYRKGLARTAKEARMFIVHGHIALNGKKIDSPSYMVKRGEDDLIGFYGNSSVAKQIEDYNNNKANKVEEESE
- a CDS encoding 30S ribosomal protein S11, whose product is MAKDEKWGIANIYSSFNNTIITVTDITGAETITQWSGGKVVRSDRQEASPFAAMEAATRVAEDIKEKGFVGLHIKVRAPGGNGPRSPGPGAQATIRALARAGIKIGKIEDITPIPHDGTGRPGGKRGRRV
- a CDS encoding DNA-directed RNA polymerase subunit D codes for the protein MEIEVKSQKDDEIVFIIRDAEVPFVNAIRRIAMMGVPKLAIEDVNIVKNESAMFDEVLAHRLGLTPLVSDLESIEGLVLPDECDCDDYCPKCSVSFTLNKKGPGVVYSKDLVSSDPKIKPVYDTIPLVKLKENEEIELEAVAKLGFGKDHAKWMPTTVCAYKQYPKITFNDDVEIDYDCASACPRGILKADRRSKKIKVLDIENCAMCKSCVRACVNDYIHVGYEENNFIFKIETDGSMPPKEVLLKACDVLADKADELIEFSKGGK
- a CDS encoding 50S ribosomal protein L18e — translated: MAKKVIKTNPNLFKLIRTLKIKSNQEDVAIWKDVASKLEGSNRSTAEVNVSSINRYANENEVVLVPGKVLSNGNLDKKVTVAALNFSSKAQEKIENAGGECLTISEILEQNPKGSNIRIMQ
- a CDS encoding 50S ribosomal protein L13 encodes the protein MIVNGEGCILGRLASVVSKALLEGEEVVVLNAEKIMITGNKDWAYAKYKQRVDRKSISNPRTLGPKYPHRPDDIFRRTVRGMLPIKKTKGRNAYKGLKAYVGVPAEFADSEVTEVPAAEYENVKKGIELGEISRLLGAKF
- a CDS encoding 30S ribosomal protein S9 translates to MMKVVHTSGKRKTAIARGTVKEGTGRVRINKQPLELYSPELARLKLQEPLDIAGDIVNDVDITVRVRGGGVMGQAEAARMVIAKGLVQYTNDMDLKEKYNHYDRTMLVGDPRRSEPKKYGGPGARARKQKSYR
- a CDS encoding DNA-directed RNA polymerase subunit N, giving the protein MIPIRCISCGKPVSAYFDEYNRRLENGEDSKDILDDLGLTRYCCRRMLISHVETWE
- a CDS encoding DNA-directed RNA polymerase subunit K → MTRKDLTRFEKARILGARAIQLSMGAEPQVEVEDSLDPIDIAYQELEANVLPLDVVRDDE
- the eno gene encoding phosphopyruvate hydratase → MDSIIEDVRVRKILDSRGNPTVEVDIITWNGFGRAAAPSGASTGSREVKSFPEGGVDKVIGEVEDVISSELIGMDAEYLSDIDLVLKEIDGTDNMSAIGGNTSVAVSMAAAKAAAASYNLPLYKFLGGNMRNELPYPLGNMMNGGAHAGVNAPDIQEFLVVPVGAKSIEQAVFGNVAIHKKLKELIAKKDSAFTGGKGDEGGWIPNVTNDTALEIQAQACEEVSNELGFEIRPSLDFASSEFWDADKGKYVYEQDGIERDTGEQVEYVKDIINTYGMFYVEDPFDENDFDGFSQLTSEVGDKCLVCGDDLFVTNKEYLAKGIAQNAANAIIIKPNQIGSLTETYATVKLAKENNVVPVVSHRSGETTDETIAHLAVAWGAPIIKTGAVSGERIAKLNELIRIEEELSDPKMASFN
- a CDS encoding 4Fe-4S dicluster domain-containing protein; its protein translation is MIIITIDYDKCQGSECAECIDICPMEILLLDGDKVTVVNPEECSLCEVCMDVCPEESIEVIDND
- the rpsB gene encoding 30S ribosomal protein S2; the encoded protein is MSELLIQLDNYLAAGLHIGTQQKTSDMEKYIFRVRSDGLHVLDIRKTDERIQKVAKFLAQYDPQDILVVSTRLYGQAPVKKFGEVIGCKTIPGRFIPGTLTNPQYHKFIEPKVIVVTDPRSDNQAILEAKQNGIPVVGLCDTENLLSYIDLCIPVNNKGKKAIALVYWLLARQILREKGVIPEDGEIDLEPSDFELKVKN
- the amrB gene encoding AmmeMemoRadiSam system protein B — protein: MLRKPAVAGSFYYSNPKDLEESIEYSFLCESGVGSIPKLNKSFNSNLKGIMVPHAGYIYSGPVASYGFSKLVENGFPDTFIILCPNHTGFGSGYVSVFDEGMWETPLGNVEVDSDLADIFIKNSKYADVDYQAHYREHSIEVELPFLQYFSDDFKILPICINVQNLQTSLDIAYSIRESVEEISSSILLISSTDLSHFLSQDTTLIKDEIVLNDIANMNHEKLLDDVSKYNITMCGYGTVASNIIYSKECGVKKADILKHQTSGDVSGDYSSVVGYGAGVFKSD